TTAAATAACCGGTAGGCACAGATAAGCTGTACCAGCTCGCGGTTGTTCATTTCTACTTTTGGCGCCAGTCCTCCGCTGAATGGCCGCAGCCGCGGAAAGGAAATGCTATATTTTGTTTTCCAATAGGCTTTTTCGAGGTATTGGAGGTGTAATGCGGTGAAGAAGCTGTCTGTCCGCCAGTCTTCCAGGCCTATCAGTACGCCCAGTCCCATTTTGTGGATGCCTGCTTTTCCAAGCCTGTCGGGCGTTTCGAGCCGGTATTGGAAATTTGATTTTTTCCCTTTGGGATGATGCAGTTTATAGTCGGCCTGGTGATAGGTTTCCTGGTATACTAAAACAGCATGTAATCCATGCGGAATAAGGGTTTCATAATCTTCCTGGTCCATGGGCTGTACTTCCATGGAGATATTGGAGAAGTGTGGTCTTAATAACTGTAACGCATTAACGAAGTAGTCTACTCCTACCAGCTGTTGGGCTTCTCCAGTTACAAGCAGTACATGCTCAAATCCCATTTCCTTGATGGCGGCGGTTTCCAACAACATTTCTGCGTTGGTCAGCGTTTTCCGCGGGATTTTATTATGCAGACTAAATCCGCAATAGGTGCAGATGTTCTGGCATTCATTGGAGAGGTACATCGGTATGTACAGCTGCATGGTATTGCCGAACCGCTGTAAGGTAAGCTGCTGGCTTATCCGCGCCATTTCTTCCAGGTAAGGTACTGCTGCCGGCGAAATGAGTGCTACAAAGTCGTTGAGGTCCCTTTTGCTGCTGGAGAGTGCTTTTTCCACATCGGCAGCAGTTTTGCTGTAGATATTCGCTTTTACATCTTCCCAATCATACCTGTTGAATATATCCGTAAACATAAACTACATTTTAGGTGGTTAAATCTCATCCAGGAAAGCAGTTAACGGGCTTGATGCTCTCGCATGCTGTTGCTGGCGTGGAAGTCCGGCTTCGTATGCCTGTCTGCCTGCTTCCACGGCGGCTTTAAAGGCCAGCGCCATGCCTGCCGGATCAGGAGATACAGCAATGGCCGTATTTACCAGGACGGCGTCTGCGCCTAGTTCCATGGCCTGCGCGGCATGGGAAGGCGCGCCGATACCGGCATCTACAATCACCGGTACCCTGCTTTGCGCAATGATGATTTCCAGGAAATCCAGTGTTTTCAGTCCTTTATTACTGCCTATGGGAGCGCCTAATGGCATCACGGCTGCGGTGCCGGCATCTTCCAGCCGCTTGCACAACACAGGGTCCGCATGGATATAAGGCAAAACCACAAAGCCCAGCTTCGCCAGCTGTTCTGTTGCCAGCAGGGTTTCAATCGGGTCTGGCAGCAGGTACCGCGGATCAGGATGGATTTCCAGCTTTACCCAGTTGGTTTCCAGCGCTTCCCTAGCCAGTTGCGCAGCATATACTGCTTCTTTGGCGGTGCGTACACCACTGGTGTTAGGCAACAGGTTAATATGCGGATGATGCAGGTGTGAAAGGATGTCATCTGCCTGGTTATGGATATCAACCCGCTTCAGCGCTACAGTAACCAGTTCTGAAGAAGACGCTAACAGCGCCTCTTCCATCAGTATCGTCGATGAAAATTTTCCTGTGCCGGTAAACAACCTCGACTGAAATATTTTATCTGCTATTTTAAGTGGTTGCATAATTTTCATTGTTGAGTTGTGAATAAAGATCTGCTACCATCTTGCTTTTGACTGCTGCATTTGTTATCAGCCCGCTGATAGCGACACCGTGTACACCTGCCTGCATTAATCCCGGTAAATCATCTTCCAGTATACCTCCTATGGCAATAACTGGAATGGACAAACGAAGAATGTGCAACTGCTCCATAATACTCAGGTAACCATCTATTCCTAAAACCGGACTTAACTTTTCTTTGGTAGCCGTAAACCGGAAAGGCCCGAGTCCTACGTAATCGGCGCCTTCCAGACTATGTTTCAGGATATCAGCCGTTTTGTTGCTGGTACCACCTACAATTGCCTGCGGGCCTACAATCAGGCGGGCATCTGCCACGGACATATCATTTAACCCGACATGCACGCCATCAGCGCCACAGGCAGCAGCCACCTGCGGATGGTCATTAATGATAAGCGTTGCGCCATAAGCCTGCGTAATGCGCCTTGCTTCCATGGCGGCAGGCGTAATATTGGCCGGCGTTTCGTTTTTTATGCGCAGCTGAACCCAGGTACAGCCTGCGTCACAGGCCTGCCGGATATTGTCCAGGTGGGCTTCGGCAGTGGCGCCCTGTGATATATAATGAAGTCTGTTAATCATGTTTTTTAGTTAGATGATAGAATGATATCCCAGTAGACCTGTATTGGACGATAATAATTTTTCCGTATAGTCTTTACCGTTAATACAGGCCCTTTCCAGTGTTTCGCCCTTTGCCAGCAAGGCCGTAATGGCAGCAGATAACACGCATCCTGACCCATGTTTGGGTGAGGCGTTTATTTTGCCGGGATGAATTTCAATTACCTTGTCGGTGTAAAGGGTGTCTACACCTGGCTTTTCAGGATGGTGGCCGCCTTTCAGGAGTACATGACAACAGCTGAAAATCTGTGATGCAGCTGCTGTACCGCTGGAAAGACCTGTCAGTTGCACTGCTTCCTCATAATTGGGGGTGAGCAGGTAAACGTGTTTTAGCAGGGCTTCCCACTGTGTCCATGACGGTTTTTCATGAAAGGTATATCCGGCAGAGGCCTTCAATACAGGGTCCAGGATAATTTTCATAGCTGGTTGCCATATCAGCAATTGTGTAATAACGCGGTGCATAGCAGCAAGATTTTCCATAATACCTATTTTGCAAAAGGTGACAGGATATTCTTCCAGCAAGGGTTTCGCCTGTTCCAGTATTTGCGTGGCAGGCAACCATTGCAGATCATGAAACCGGGTGCCCGTTTGTATGGTAACGGCACTGGTTACCCCGAGTCCGTATACCTGTAGCTGTTCAAATGTTTTTATATCAGCCAGCAAACCGGCGCCGGCGCTGGGATCCAGTCCTGCTATGCTGAGTGCATATGGTCTGTCTTGTTTCATGGATGTGCAATTTTTGCTTTGTGCCAGGCTTGTTGCAGCAGGAGAAACTGATCCACTGCTTTTGCCGGATTTTTCCAGATGCTACCCAATACAGCAGCACCGGCATATTTCCATGCCGGCAGCTGCATAATATTGTGTTCGTTGATGCCTCCCAGTGCCAAAACAGTAGCCTTGCAGCTTTCCGGTAAAGGTTTTGCAAACTGGCTGCTATAGCCTGGCTTAGAGATGCTGTCGAAAACCGGGCTTAATAAAAAATGCGAAAAAGCATCTTCATAAATTTCCAGCTGTTGTAAATCGTGTACACCTGTACTATACTGCTTTTGCGTGGCAGACAACGGTGATGCATTTCTGGCGGCCTCACTCCAGTGTATGCCTGCAAGTGCAAAATCTTTATATACCTGTTGGTTATCTCTGATGATAATCCTCTTATATAAATCAGCGGGAATTTTTTCCAGCAGTCTGTAATAGGAAATGCTTGTCCAGGAAGGCTTCCTGAGCAGTATTTTATCAGCGCCTGCTGCTAATAGATTTGTTATTAGTTCGGATTCCGAATTTATATTTTCGGGAGAAGTTATCACCCAGATCAT
This window of the Chitinophaga sp. Cy-1792 genome carries:
- the thiH gene encoding 2-iminoacetate synthase ThiH, which gives rise to MFTDIFNRYDWEDVKANIYSKTAADVEKALSSSKRDLNDFVALISPAAVPYLEEMARISQQLTLQRFGNTMQLYIPMYLSNECQNICTYCGFSLHNKIPRKTLTNAEMLLETAAIKEMGFEHVLLVTGEAQQLVGVDYFVNALQLLRPHFSNISMEVQPMDQEDYETLIPHGLHAVLVYQETYHQADYKLHHPKGKKSNFQYRLETPDRLGKAGIHKMGLGVLIGLEDWRTDSFFTALHLQYLEKAYWKTKYSISFPRLRPFSGGLAPKVEMNNRELVQLICAYRLFNQEVELSLSTREEEQFRNNLVKLGITAMSAGSKTNPGGYVVDRQSLEQFEISDERNAAAIAAMLKQQGYEAVWKDWDQSFCQ
- a CDS encoding thiazole synthase; this translates as MQPLKIADKIFQSRLFTGTGKFSSTILMEEALLASSSELVTVALKRVDIHNQADDILSHLHHPHINLLPNTSGVRTAKEAVYAAQLAREALETNWVKLEIHPDPRYLLPDPIETLLATEQLAKLGFVVLPYIHADPVLCKRLEDAGTAAVMPLGAPIGSNKGLKTLDFLEIIIAQSRVPVIVDAGIGAPSHAAQAMELGADAVLVNTAIAVSPDPAGMALAFKAAVEAGRQAYEAGLPRQQQHARASSPLTAFLDEI
- a CDS encoding thiamine phosphate synthase, with protein sequence MINRLHYISQGATAEAHLDNIRQACDAGCTWVQLRIKNETPANITPAAMEARRITQAYGATLIINDHPQVAAACGADGVHVGLNDMSVADARLIVGPQAIVGGTSNKTADILKHSLEGADYVGLGPFRFTATKEKLSPVLGIDGYLSIMEQLHILRLSIPVIAIGGILEDDLPGLMQAGVHGVAISGLITNAAVKSKMVADLYSQLNNENYATT
- a CDS encoding hydroxymethylpyrimidine/phosphomethylpyrimidine kinase encodes the protein MKQDRPYALSIAGLDPSAGAGLLADIKTFEQLQVYGLGVTSAVTIQTGTRFHDLQWLPATQILEQAKPLLEEYPVTFCKIGIMENLAAMHRVITQLLIWQPAMKIILDPVLKASAGYTFHEKPSWTQWEALLKHVYLLTPNYEEAVQLTGLSSGTAAASQIFSCCHVLLKGGHHPEKPGVDTLYTDKVIEIHPGKINASPKHGSGCVLSAAITALLAKGETLERACINGKDYTEKLLSSNTGLLGYHSII
- a CDS encoding thiamine phosphate synthase, yielding MIWVITSPENINSESELITNLLAAGADKILLRKPSWTSISYYRLLEKIPADLYKRIIIRDNQQVYKDFALAGIHWSEAARNASPLSATQKQYSTGVHDLQQLEIYEDAFSHFLLSPVFDSISKPGYSSQFAKPLPESCKATVLALGGINEHNIMQLPAWKYAGAAVLGSIWKNPAKAVDQFLLLQQAWHKAKIAHP